ATGATGCCGTGGATCGGGGATGAGTGGTTGCCTGGTTTGAGGACGAGGTTGTCGATGGTTGCGTTGCCGATGACGAGGTCTCCACTTTTGAGGTCCAGGACCGTTGTTCCCTGGTTCTGTTAGTAAGTCTCTATTGAGGTTCGGTGGATGCGACGTACTATTTCCAAGGTCATGACCGATGGGTTGGGCAGGGTGGCGTTGGCAATGAGGTTAGTCCCGTCCTCTCTcggagggagaaggagttGAGGGTCCGCGACGGAGAAGCCAGAGAACGAATTGAGGGCTGGAACAGTGGTTAGTATATTCTTGGAGAATGGGTCATTGAACATACTATTTTGCTTCACGTCTTTATCCATGGTGACGTGGTTCTTCAGCTTGCCGAGGTATGCGGTGGTTTTACCGTTGAGCGATAGCGGGGCGTTCTTCTCGAAGACCACGCTGTGGACGTATTCTTTCCATTGCTCTACGTTCAACGGGGTGAATTGATTGTCGATTCCTAGAGTGGTGTTCCCGTCGATCGTTGCGCCATCAAGATACACCTTGGCCCAGGTACCGTTGCCCTTTTCCTTGCGGTTGAATAGACTGATCGCTATGGGTTCGATGCGCACAGGAACGCCGATGGGCAGTTTCAGAGCAGTCTTCAAGCTCAGCATGATCGAATCCGGCCGCGGCTGCATGACGCTCGTCTCGGTGACGACAAGCGACGCATTGTCGAGCACTCTTTGGGCAATGGCCGGGATGATGACGGTGAAGCTGCAAAAATTAGTCAAAGTCTGAAACGTAGTCGGGCGAAAGTGGAGCACCTACAAAACGGGCAAGAAAACGGCCAGGAAGATCAAGCTCCAAAAAATGTAGCAACACCAAAATCGAGCCCAGTGGCGGCGTGCTCGCTCAGCCCtcgtcttctcccttttctctaACGAG
The sequence above is a segment of the Aspergillus flavus chromosome 4, complete sequence genome. Coding sequences within it:
- a CDS encoding uncharacterized protein (of unknown function-domain containing protein); the protein is MEEKQHYLGSKAAKYALGIHRGPLPQDDGEGVAIEHVETANTISLEKREKTRAERARRHWARFWCCYIFWSLIFLAVFLPVFFTVIIPAIAQRVLDNASLVVTETSVMQPRPDSIMLSLKTALKLPIGVPVRIEPIAISLFNRKEKGNGTWAKVYLDGATIDGNTTLGIDNQFTPLNVEQWKEYVHSVVFEKNAPLSLNGKTTAYLGKLKNHVTMDKDVKQNSMFNDPFSKNILTTVPALNSFSGFSVADPQLLLPPREDGTNLIANATLPNPSVMTLEINQGTTVLDLKSGDLVIGNATIDNLVLKPGNHSSPIHGIMDLKVLLKNLVPILQSQASSLKNGYLTLDTVGKSVVYDGVEVPYYTEVMRNLTMTAQVPLGGLITNTLRGILHDGNGANIFANLTDNSSSDSGSSGGGLLDLLGRSDKGLANMLTSRAVDELLNNPEKRSSMINVLEGFL